One window of the Nicotiana tabacum cultivar K326 chromosome 4, ASM71507v2, whole genome shotgun sequence genome contains the following:
- the LOC107771219 gene encoding coiled-coil domain-containing protein SCD2 isoform X1, translating into MDRRRTGSPVYARQWSGGSSSTGSSSPAGSPAHPRARLPPTVTGMSTIKRTQNVAAKAAAQRLAQVMASSQPPPDDDEDDDDLGFRRPTAAFSTNDHRSNSNSKSIGLSAISLAKPNRSPSPALGRNFMDHTPSVRSSSTGRASMSVRTSVATTTTGAIVPPSRSSLRTPVSIPPVEPPSSRLREKRFTPELGRIDLKGSGNEHEASALRDELDMLQEENDVILDKLRHTEEQREEAEARVRLLEKQVASLGEGLSLEAKLLSRKQEALRQREAALKAAQQTKDGRDEEITILRTEIENLKDDTANAMEQLQEAESEAKALRTMTQRMILTHEEMEEVVLKRCWLSRYWGLAVHYGICADIAGAKHEHWSSFAPLPFEVVISAGQKAREESWSGGDDSDRSKRVRDISDLSGEGNIESMLSVEMALRELASLKVEDAVILALAQPRRSNVVRQSSDPKSSVDPKLMDAYELSQEESEDVLFKEAWLTYFWRRAKVHCVEEDIAEERLQFWISRSGQTPTTHDAVDVERGLIELRKLGIEQQLWEASRKEIDQPSVTNGKMTAESEASP; encoded by the exons ATGGATCGGCGGAGGACGGGAAGTCCGGTGTACGCTCGGCAGTGGAGCGGAGGGTCAAGCAGCACAGGTTCATCTTCGCCGGCGGGATCGCCGGCTCATCCCCGTGCTCGGTTGCCTCCTACGGTGACAGGCATGTCTACTATAAAGAGGACTCAGAATGTCGCCGCCAAAGCTGCTGCTCAGCGTTTGGCACAAGTCATGGCTTCTTCTCAGCCGCCTCCTGATGACGACGAGGATGATGATGATCTAGGGTTTCGGCGTCCTACAGCTGCTTTCTCCACTAACGACCATAGGAGTAATAGCAACAGCAAGAGCATTGGTTTGTCAGCTATTTCACTAGCCAAGCCTAATAGATCTCCTTCCCCCGCG TTAGGTCGGAACTTTATGGATCACACTCCTTCTGTTCGTTCATCGTCAACTGGAAGAGCCTCGATGTCTGTTCGTACGtcagtagcaacaacaacaaccggaGCAATAGTGCCGCCAAGTAGGTCATCATTGAGAACTCCAGTTTCCATACCGCCAGTAGAACCTCCTAGTAGTCGCTTGAGAGAGAAAAG GTTCACACCAGAATTAGGACGCATTGATTTGAAGGGTTCAGGAAATGAGCACGAGGCTTCTGCGCTTCGTGATGAG CTTGATATGCTTCAAGAAGAAAACGATGTTATTTTAGATAAG CTACGTCATACAGAAGAACAACGCGAAGAAGCTGAAGCTAGGGTTCGTTTGTTGGAGAAACAG GTTGCTTCTCTTGGAGAAGGACTATCACTTGAAGCCAAATTATTAAGCAG GAAGCAAGAAGCACTTCGCCAGAGAGAG GCTGCTCTTAAAGCTGCACAGCAAACTAAGGATGGAAGAGATGAAGAAATTACAATACTTCGTACTGAAATTGAA AACTTGAAGGACGACACTGCGAATGCAATGGAACAACTTCAGGAAGCTGAATCTGAAGCAAAAGCTCTTCGAACAATGACACAGAGAATGATTTTGACCCATGAAGAGATG GAGGAGGTGGTTCTAAAGAGATGTTGGCTATCTCGATATTGGGGCCTAGCTGTACACTATG GTATCTGTGCAGATATAGCAGGGGCAAAGCATGAGCATTGGTCATCTTTTGCACCTCTTCCATTTGAAGTTGTGATTTCTGCTGGGCAGAAGGCCAGGGAGGAATCCTGGAGTG GTGGCGATGATTCTGATCGGAGCAAACGTGTTCGCGACATTAGTGACTTATCTGGAGAGGGAAATATTGAGAGTATGCTGTCAGTTGAAATGGCTCTAAGAGAATTAGCTTCCCTGAAG GTTGAGGATGCTGTTATTCTTGCATTGGCACAGCCTCGGCGCTCAAATGTCGTCCGTCAATCCTCTg ATCCTAAATCATCTGTTGACCCCAAGTTGATGGATGCATATG AGTTGAGCCAAGAGGAGTCAGAAGATGTTCTTTTCAAGGAG GCTTGGCTTACATACTTCTGGAGGAGAGCAAAAGTGCATTGTGTAGAAGAAGATATTGCAGAAGAGAGGCTTCAGTTCTGGATTAGCCGTAGTGGGCAAACACCAACCACTCATGATGCTGTTGATG TGGAAAGAGGTTTAATAGAATTGAGGAAGCTGGGGATTGAACAGCAGCTGTGGGAAGCTTCTCGTAAAGAAATTGACCAACCTTCGGTTACTAATGGCAAAATGACTGCGGAGTCAGAGGCATCTCCATGA
- the LOC107771219 gene encoding coiled-coil domain-containing protein SCD2 isoform X2, whose product MDHTPSVRSSSTGRASMSVRTSVATTTTGAIVPPSRSSLRTPVSIPPVEPPSSRLREKRFTPELGRIDLKGSGNEHEASALRDELDMLQEENDVILDKLRHTEEQREEAEARVRLLEKQVASLGEGLSLEAKLLSRKQEALRQREAALKAAQQTKDGRDEEITILRTEIENLKDDTANAMEQLQEAESEAKALRTMTQRMILTHEEMEEVVLKRCWLSRYWGLAVHYGICADIAGAKHEHWSSFAPLPFEVVISAGQKAREESWSGGDDSDRSKRVRDISDLSGEGNIESMLSVEMALRELASLKVEDAVILALAQPRRSNVVRQSSDPKSSVDPKLMDAYELSQEESEDVLFKEAWLTYFWRRAKVHCVEEDIAEERLQFWISRSGQTPTTHDAVDVERGLIELRKLGIEQQLWEASRKEIDQPSVTNGKMTAESEASP is encoded by the exons ATGGATCACACTCCTTCTGTTCGTTCATCGTCAACTGGAAGAGCCTCGATGTCTGTTCGTACGtcagtagcaacaacaacaaccggaGCAATAGTGCCGCCAAGTAGGTCATCATTGAGAACTCCAGTTTCCATACCGCCAGTAGAACCTCCTAGTAGTCGCTTGAGAGAGAAAAG GTTCACACCAGAATTAGGACGCATTGATTTGAAGGGTTCAGGAAATGAGCACGAGGCTTCTGCGCTTCGTGATGAG CTTGATATGCTTCAAGAAGAAAACGATGTTATTTTAGATAAG CTACGTCATACAGAAGAACAACGCGAAGAAGCTGAAGCTAGGGTTCGTTTGTTGGAGAAACAG GTTGCTTCTCTTGGAGAAGGACTATCACTTGAAGCCAAATTATTAAGCAG GAAGCAAGAAGCACTTCGCCAGAGAGAG GCTGCTCTTAAAGCTGCACAGCAAACTAAGGATGGAAGAGATGAAGAAATTACAATACTTCGTACTGAAATTGAA AACTTGAAGGACGACACTGCGAATGCAATGGAACAACTTCAGGAAGCTGAATCTGAAGCAAAAGCTCTTCGAACAATGACACAGAGAATGATTTTGACCCATGAAGAGATG GAGGAGGTGGTTCTAAAGAGATGTTGGCTATCTCGATATTGGGGCCTAGCTGTACACTATG GTATCTGTGCAGATATAGCAGGGGCAAAGCATGAGCATTGGTCATCTTTTGCACCTCTTCCATTTGAAGTTGTGATTTCTGCTGGGCAGAAGGCCAGGGAGGAATCCTGGAGTG GTGGCGATGATTCTGATCGGAGCAAACGTGTTCGCGACATTAGTGACTTATCTGGAGAGGGAAATATTGAGAGTATGCTGTCAGTTGAAATGGCTCTAAGAGAATTAGCTTCCCTGAAG GTTGAGGATGCTGTTATTCTTGCATTGGCACAGCCTCGGCGCTCAAATGTCGTCCGTCAATCCTCTg ATCCTAAATCATCTGTTGACCCCAAGTTGATGGATGCATATG AGTTGAGCCAAGAGGAGTCAGAAGATGTTCTTTTCAAGGAG GCTTGGCTTACATACTTCTGGAGGAGAGCAAAAGTGCATTGTGTAGAAGAAGATATTGCAGAAGAGAGGCTTCAGTTCTGGATTAGCCGTAGTGGGCAAACACCAACCACTCATGATGCTGTTGATG TGGAAAGAGGTTTAATAGAATTGAGGAAGCTGGGGATTGAACAGCAGCTGTGGGAAGCTTCTCGTAAAGAAATTGACCAACCTTCGGTTACTAATGGCAAAATGACTGCGGAGTCAGAGGCATCTCCATGA